In Ruania zhangjianzhongii, the following proteins share a genomic window:
- a CDS encoding fumarylacetoacetate hydrolase family protein, protein MTESWAGPVETVLPDDADDALLAGRVWLPEVGGPAVVVCRNGQVLDLSGSFATMRDLTEEADPAVALRGADGPVVGSLADLWANTNPDARDPRRPWLLSPIDLHVVKAAGVTFPVSMLERVIEERAGGEAESAQGIRETVLAALGGDIRDLVPGSDQAARLKEVLVAEGLWSQYLEVGIGPDAEIFTKAPVLATVGGGVDVGVLAESEWNNPEPEVVLAVSAAGTIVGATLGNDVNLRDIEGRSALLLGRAKDNNASASLGPFLRLFDDRFDLADVREATVQLTVTGADGFAMSASSHMDQISRDPADLVQQAIGRHHAYPDGFVLYLGTMFAPVEDRDEPGHGFTHHLGDVVRISSPRLGALVNRVQHSESLEPWSFGISALITSLAERGLVGRTRP, encoded by the coding sequence ATGACCGAAAGCTGGGCCGGGCCGGTCGAGACCGTGCTGCCCGACGATGCCGACGATGCACTGCTGGCCGGGCGGGTGTGGCTGCCGGAGGTCGGTGGGCCTGCGGTCGTCGTCTGCCGCAACGGCCAGGTGCTGGACCTGTCTGGCTCGTTTGCCACGATGCGGGATCTGACGGAGGAGGCGGACCCGGCGGTCGCCCTGCGCGGCGCGGACGGTCCGGTGGTCGGTTCACTCGCGGATCTGTGGGCGAACACGAACCCGGACGCTCGGGACCCGCGCCGGCCGTGGCTGCTGTCGCCGATCGACCTGCACGTAGTCAAGGCGGCCGGGGTCACCTTCCCGGTCTCCATGCTGGAGCGGGTGATCGAGGAGCGGGCCGGTGGTGAGGCGGAGTCGGCCCAGGGAATCCGGGAGACCGTGCTGGCGGCGCTCGGCGGGGACATCCGCGATCTGGTGCCCGGTTCGGACCAGGCCGCCCGGCTCAAGGAGGTGCTGGTCGCCGAAGGGCTGTGGAGCCAGTACCTGGAGGTGGGGATCGGGCCGGATGCGGAGATCTTCACCAAGGCGCCGGTGCTGGCCACGGTCGGCGGCGGGGTGGACGTCGGCGTGCTCGCCGAGTCGGAGTGGAACAACCCGGAACCCGAGGTGGTGCTGGCGGTCTCCGCCGCCGGAACGATCGTGGGCGCGACGCTCGGTAACGATGTGAACCTGCGCGATATCGAGGGGCGCTCGGCGCTGCTGCTCGGCCGGGCGAAGGACAACAACGCCTCCGCCTCGCTCGGACCGTTCCTCCGGCTCTTCGACGACCGCTTCGACCTGGCGGACGTGCGCGAGGCGACCGTGCAGCTCACCGTGACCGGAGCGGACGGGTTCGCCATGTCCGCCAGCTCGCACATGGACCAGATCAGCCGCGACCCCGCCGATCTGGTGCAGCAGGCGATCGGGAGGCACCACGCCTACCCGGACGGGTTCGTGCTCTACCTGGGCACGATGTTCGCCCCGGTGGAGGACCGCGACGAACCGGGGCACGGCTTCACCCATCACCTCGGCGACGTGGTCCGGATCTCCTCCCCGCGGCTCGGCGCCCTGGTGAACCGGGTACAGCACAGCGAGTCGCTCGAACCCTGGAGCTTCGGGATCTCCGCGTTGATCACCAGCCTCGCCGAACGAGGCCTCGTCGGAAGGACACGACCGTGA
- a CDS encoding aldehyde dehydrogenase (NADP(+)) has translation MTTLTTTDPRTGTSRDTDLTKTGAEEVAAITEHASAAFAQLHEQPRSWRAGLLRALADGLEADRDGLVEAAMSETGLPEARLNGELSRSAFQFRLFADAVAEGGYLEAIIDHAGPTPLGPGPDVRRILVPIGPVAVFGASNFPFAFSVVGGDTASALAAGNPVVIKAHSSHPVTSQRSFAALERAAAAYGAPAGTFGIVYGQKAGSALVADPRIAAVGFTGSLSTGKILQRIIDERPTPIPFYGELSSLNPLVITAGAAAARTAALGEGLFTSVTGSAGQLCTKPGLAFVPAGAAGDELVADVVSRASAAGAQTLLNARIHSAFDEIRSRLIGDGQARSLVAPQHGDAGFSLTPGVLEIDAADVTAAVTEEAFGPLVVLVRYRSIEEIRTALQAVPHSLTATIHSTAEETQQRAALTEAVTPLVGRIVYDGFPTGVRVSWGMHHGGPWPATNTQHTSVGVTAIRRFLRPLAWQDAPADVLPAELRDGTVDLPRRVDGVLQLAGS, from the coding sequence GTGACCACCCTCACCACCACCGACCCCCGCACCGGCACCAGCCGCGACACCGACCTGACCAAGACCGGAGCCGAGGAGGTCGCGGCGATCACCGAACACGCCAGTGCGGCCTTCGCCCAGTTGCACGAGCAGCCGCGCAGCTGGCGCGCCGGTCTGCTCCGTGCGCTGGCCGACGGCCTGGAGGCCGACCGGGACGGCCTGGTGGAGGCGGCGATGAGCGAGACCGGGCTGCCCGAGGCCCGGCTGAACGGCGAGCTGAGCCGCAGCGCGTTCCAGTTCCGGCTTTTCGCCGACGCCGTGGCCGAGGGCGGGTACCTCGAGGCGATCATCGATCACGCCGGTCCGACCCCGCTCGGCCCCGGCCCGGATGTGCGCCGGATTCTGGTGCCGATCGGCCCGGTGGCCGTGTTCGGTGCGAGCAACTTCCCGTTCGCGTTCTCGGTGGTGGGCGGGGACACCGCCTCGGCGCTCGCCGCCGGGAACCCGGTGGTGATCAAGGCGCACAGCTCGCACCCGGTCACCTCACAGCGATCCTTCGCCGCGCTCGAGCGCGCAGCCGCTGCGTACGGCGCACCGGCCGGCACCTTCGGGATCGTCTACGGCCAGAAGGCCGGCTCGGCGCTGGTGGCCGACCCGCGGATCGCCGCCGTGGGATTCACCGGATCGCTGTCCACCGGCAAGATCCTGCAGCGGATCATCGACGAACGACCCACGCCGATCCCGTTCTACGGAGAGCTCTCCAGCCTGAACCCGCTGGTGATCACTGCCGGCGCTGCTGCCGCACGCACCGCCGCGCTCGGTGAAGGACTGTTCACCTCGGTGACCGGTTCGGCCGGCCAGCTGTGCACCAAGCCCGGACTGGCCTTCGTCCCTGCTGGTGCTGCCGGTGACGAGCTGGTGGCGGACGTCGTCTCCCGCGCCTCTGCCGCGGGGGCGCAGACCCTGCTCAACGCGCGCATCCACAGCGCCTTCGACGAGATCCGCAGCCGGCTGATCGGCGACGGGCAGGCGCGCAGCCTGGTGGCGCCTCAGCACGGGGATGCGGGGTTCTCGCTCACCCCCGGCGTCCTCGAGATCGACGCCGCCGACGTCACCGCCGCGGTGACCGAAGAAGCCTTCGGACCCCTGGTGGTCCTGGTGCGCTACCGCAGCATCGAGGAGATCCGCACTGCGCTGCAGGCGGTGCCGCACTCGCTGACCGCCACGATCCACTCCACGGCCGAGGAGACGCAGCAACGCGCTGCGCTGACCGAGGCGGTCACGCCCCTGGTCGGGCGGATCGTCTACGACGGCTTCCCCACCGGGGTGCGCGTCTCCTGGGGGATGCACCACGGCGGGCCGTGGCCGGCCACGAACACCCAGCACACGTCAGTGGGGGTGACGGCGATCCGCCGGTTCCTGCGCCCGCTCGCCTGGCAGGACGCACCGGCCGACGTCCTGCCGGCGGAGCTGCGGGACGGGACGGTGGACCTTCCGCGCCGGGTGGACGGGGTGCTGCAGCTCGCCGGGAGCTGA